GGGGATATGATCACATTTATTTGCTTTCATTGTTTAAAATAGATAGCACATATATTGTCCGGCCGATTAAGAACTTGCAAAGCAATTCTCTGGACCAAAGTACAGTTTGAACTCTTTGGTGTCATATATGAAGCGGTAGTTTGTCTGTTGGAATGCTCCAATCGAGGTCGGCATAATAGGATTGCTTTCAGGAAGCATAGCCAAGCAGAACTTAAGATTTCCAGAAGCACCCGTCCCAGTAAGAAAAGCAGCCTCATGATCCACATGCATGTTAGCATTATTCTGGAGATTAAAAGTGATTATAGGGAAGCCCAAAAACGCTTCTGGCCTCAGCACCTCATAGCAAAGCTCAAAAGGTCCATACTCCCCAGCTGGGAGCCTTCGCAAAGTGCCTTCACCAGAAGCTGCAAAAACAGCTTCCAAAGCACTTACCAAAACATCGTGTGCATGTCTTGAGATTCGAGTGAATGTAGATCCTGAGTCGATCATGCTTCCTCCAGTCCCATCGTCTCGGATAGCAAACTCTTCCGGTGGTATGGGAAGCATGTGTCCATTCACACTTATACCTAGTAAATTTATGTAGTAGTATGCTATTGTGTTGAATCTCCTCAATCCTGTCACGCTTAGGTCAGGTCTTTGTTGTATGTCTGCTCCAAATTTTAGGTATGAGGTGATGGGCCCTACAATTCTTTCTCTTCTGAGGCAGTATGAGAAACGCCCGTTGCTTTGACCTAGAGGGTCTAATTGGCTGACAAACGTCCGGGGGCCAAATCCAAGACCTAGCACGCCGGATATCTGATTAGTATCGCCTGCGAAGGATACCTGAAATTAAGAATGAAAAATCAGTACCAATATCCAATTAATAAAAACAGGTTTAGGTTATAGATAAACACTCAtcaatataaattaattaaacagTTTAGTTGACATTATGGTATAAGTCCAAATTTAATTACAAGCTATTATTTCCAAAAGAAGTAATCTTGTAACTAAAGCAATTTGGTCGTTCAGTACTGTCACATGACAAAAGAACTCATATAGCTTTTTTTGCAAACCAAACATAAGAAACTCGATCTTGGAGTAATTGTCTCTAAGAGGGAACAATTTGTCTATATTTTCTATATCTTTGTACAAATACCAAATAAATTGACCAAATTGTCAAGAGATTATGGACCAAATAtacaataaattatttattgacAAGATACcaaaagaatttatcaataCCTGGTTGCTGTCAATGGCgcaaccaaaaaccaaaccttGAATGGACTCCCTACCAGGGCCTGTGCTGCTGTCGAAACTGAAAGTTTCAGATGAAAGATAGCCAGCTACAAAGCTACGGTCAGCGTAGGTTCTCTCAAACGAACAGAAGTCTCCAATACAGAAGCCCTGACAAAGCGGGTGCGCATTACAAGGTAGATGCTGATAAGAAGTTGATCTGCTACTCGGAAATGGTTCATCTACCACCGCGAAACAGCGGTGCTGCTCACATTCTTCGCATTGCAGCCAAGTGAGATCGCTTGCAGTGTCCACTACAAGGTTGTACACTTTGAATTGCGGAGACGATGTTGGGATTGTGCCGATCCCAATTTTGACGCTGTAGAGAGCCACACCCATGTTAAGGTTCATGAGCATTCGGACAGTTTCAGGACTATACGAAAATGTTTGATTGTTTGCAGCTGCTAGGGTTGTCATGTTTTTAAGGTATTGAGCACGAGCGATGGACTGGTTAGTCAGGGCTTGGATTCTCTGTTTGTGGGTGAGGTTTGGTTGGTAGAATGGTGACTGTGGGTCGTTTCTATGGATGAGCTCAATGGTCAAGCCACCAGGTTTTGCAGTGATTATGTGACATTGTACTAGTAGTGCTAACAAGGATGATAGTAGGAACAGGAAAACAGGGGTCTTGGTTTCTGCCATGTACTAAAAGTATTAGAGAAAATGAGTCTGAAAGGATAGAGAGACTTACAAAGTATTGACGCCTTTTATAACGGAAGGTTGTTTGAATAGGCaggaaataattaattcactCATTAAATTCAAGTTGTCTTTtacttgatttttcttttattacaaACTCCATCCTCATTAATTTCATCAGAGTATGCATTCATTTCCATTGGTTTGGGCTCACTTTCGATGATAATAATTGttgttatatatttgttttttttttaaccagtgatattatctacattaagaaaAATGGATGGGTTTAGCATCACAATAAGGG
This genomic interval from Malus domestica chromosome 05, GDT2T_hap1 contains the following:
- the LOC103435094 gene encoding aspartic proteinase nepenthesin-2-like, which translates into the protein MTTLAAANNQTFSYSPETVRMLMNLNMGVALYSVKIGIGTIPTSSPQFKVYNLVVDTASDLTWLQCEECEQHRCFAVVDEPFPSSRSTSYQHLPCNAHPLCQGFCIGDFCSFERTYADRSFVAGYLSSETFSFDSSTGPGRESIQGLVFGCAIDSNQVSFAGDTNQISGVLGLGFGPRTFVSQLDPLGQSNGRFSYCLRRERIVGPITSYLKFGADIQQRPDLSVTGLRRFNTIAYYYINLLGISVNGHMLPIPPEEFAIRDDGTGGSMIDSGSTFTRISRHAHDVLVSALEAVFAASGEGTLRRLPAGEYGPFELCYEVLRPEAFLGFPIITFNLQNNANMHVDHEAAFLTGTGASGNLKFCLAMLPESNPIMPTSIGAFQQTNYRFIYDTKEFKLYFGPENCFASS